In one Magallana gigas chromosome 7, xbMagGiga1.1, whole genome shotgun sequence genomic region, the following are encoded:
- the LOC105323288 gene encoding protein FAM13A isoform X1, translating to MRVNVKEGSGNHFYSTPASETTSKTVNSKMSSVDKMKKLLSPGTRKKGLGNRTFGVPLEELMSRAASSASVPYVVSKICEHIRDKGFETEGIFRINGSTRIVEKYRTSFDMRGDADLNEEEDLMAVASLLKLFLREIPESLIPENKTQRFIAVQEEYQNNPAGCISGLRLELQGLGEVHYNLLRYLIRFLVVVAQYERTNKMSPMSLAIVFGPNLFRCGQGVIGLKDQGKINQIVYKFITNYDALFKEENEISPSDEWVKQKQKAPPRPPPPKLLVEEHRPVPKPRSMVRTDPYDSSSYQDIEDYSEGSSSNTQGRSHSPRGSDDEIAGRASPFVLDSDGGFSMIESPLPSARTSEMVENVIARSIKEHLFGDDVSMCETFIEEEEDSKENLENAIPVKDRIKQFESNPHTSEILRSSKTVKQTQPKAELMDTSPTQQQQRMNGFTHKSVSHSSKENDVHQDEDFESVKRDSGTLSSLQFKRPAGPRNRRSPSRRSRSNSLEDKEEIELDTQSRNDNASHELETSTLTDTKPSREREPVPKPRVAFLELTNHTENKSSPDASPSNARKPFIPPLDLSTLHEHIDSSDPIPADKGQSVSYQLAKSQINGGDTPDVVISPRSNKLIKRKSNQEDLEAPLSPSAYQHSPPSSVPMNTDVAPSPVNQDHYKHSSANLENDITTKIKQQSKKLHALKKKVKHFEENFEKENGYKPSLADKASKPTVKKWMNDISKAKREIKRLKEEAEIGNRSRHGSGASSSGERLEPPDIPPSMEQTLNIILLKLGDKRRDAKRPEDVDMMNSDQILDEKLAVQKALLHFENLHGRPKTREEKDLMRPLYDRYRKIKRLLSKPNSPREKKELQTVPEDRPIEFEGGFPNPYRPSVRIPTAHYDDFDEVPMSTGLGTLGTMDFAVTRDFSVLRDTVRPESKEVTRKEHSPKVKRKLSLPEEEEEEEEESPQNQEPNLHEMSISELQDELLKSKGEKKRIRRTLRNFEEDFFQKNGRKVQRDDREPLQTEYTCYKQVKAKLKLLEALLSKLQTTDEV from the exons ATCGCACAAGTTTTGACATGCGTGGAGACGCGGACTTGAATGAAGAAGAAGACCTAATGGCAGTAGCTAGCCTGCTGAAGCTGTTTCTAAGGGAAATACCAGAGTCATTGATTCCAGAGAATAAAACTCAGAGGTTCATAGCAGTCCAGGAAG AATATCAGAACAACCCTGCTGGATGTATTTCTGGTCTGAGGTTGGAGCTGCAGGGTCTGGGGGAGGTTCACTATAACCTCCTAAGGTATCTGATCCGATTCCTTGTGGTGGTGGCCCAGTACGAACGCACCAACAAAATGAGCCCCATGTCACTGGCCATTGTGTTTGGACCAAACTTATTTAG ATGTGGCCAGGGAGTCATAGGATTGAAGGACCAGGGGAAAATCAATCAAATTGTGTACAAGTTTATCACCAATTACGATGCTCTGTTCAAGGAGGAGAATGAAATCTCACCATCTGATGAATGG GTCAAACAAAAGCAAAAGGCCCCACCCAGACCACCCCCTCCTAAACTCCTTGTAGAGGAGCACAGACCTGTTCCAAAACCTAGAAGTATG GTGAGAACAGACCCGTATGACAGCTCCTCGTACCAGGACATAGAGGACTACAGTGAGGGATCATCCAGTAACACCCAGGGACGGAGTCACAGCCCCCGCGGTAGTGACGATGAAATCGCTGGCAGGGCCTCACCTTTTGTACTCGACAG TGATGGAGGCTTCAGCATGATAGAATCCCCATTGCCGTCAGCAAGAACGTCAGA GATGGTAGAGAATGTGATAGCCCGCTCTATAAAGGAGCACCTGTTCGGGGATGATGTCAGTATGTGTGAGACTTTTATCGAAGAGGAAGAAGACAG TAAAGAGAATTTGGAGAATGCGATTCCAGTGAAAGATCGTATTAAACAATTTGAATCAAATCCACACACCTCTGAAATACTTAGATCCTCCAAGACTGTGAAGCAGACACAACCAAAGGCTGAACTCATGGACACGTCACCAACACAG CAACAGCAGAGGATGAATGGATTCACTCATAAATCAGTCTCACATAG TTCAAAAGAAAATGATGTTCATCAAGATGAAGATTTTGAGAGTGTGAAGAGAGACTCTGGAACCCTATCATCA CTTCAGTTCAAGAGACCTGCAGGTCCTAGAAATCGTCGATCTCCAAGCAGACGGTCACGCAGTAACTCGTTAGAAGACAAGGAGGAGATTGAACTGGACACTCAGTCTAGAAACGACAATGCTTCACATGAGTTGGAGACCTCAACACTCACAGACACAAAACCCAGCAGAGAGAGGGAGCCAGTCCCAAAACCACGCGTAGCTTTCCTGGAACTCACAAACCACACGGAGAACAAGAGTTCTCCTGATGCCTCACCCAGCAATGCCAGGAAACCGTTCATTCCCCCGCTAGACCTGTCTACACTCCATGAACACATTGATAGTTCAG ATCCTATCCCTGCTGATAAAGGACAGTCTGTCTCCTACCAGTTAGCCAAGTCCCAGATCAACGGAGGGGACACCCCTGATGTGGTCATCTCTCCACGCAGCAACAAACTCATCAAAAGGAAATCCAA TCAGGAGGATCTGGAAGCCCCTCTATCCCCCAGTGCCTATCAGCACAGCCCCCCATCCAG TGTGCCAATGAATACTGATGTTGCACCATCACCTGTTAACCAAGATCATTATAAACACAG CTCAGCAAACTTAGAAAATGACATCACAaccaaaataaaacaacaaagcaAGAAATTACATG ctTTAAAGAAAAAGGTGAAGCATTTTGaagaaaactttgaaaaagaaaatggatACAAG CCATCTCTTGCTGACAAAGCCAGCAAGCCAACTGTGAAAAAGTGGATGAATGACATTTCCAAAGCAAAACGAGAAATTAAGA GATTGAAAGAGGAGGCAGAGATTGGGAACCGAAGTCGCCATGGCAGTGGAGCCTCTTCCAGCGGAGAGCGACTAGAACCTCCCGATATTCCGCCATCCATGGAGCAAACACTGAACATCATCTTATTGAAGCTGGGAGACAAGAGACGAGATGCCAAACGGCCTGAAGATGTGGAT ATGATGAATAGTGACCAGATTTTAGACGAAAAGTTAGCAGTTCAGAAAGCTCTGCTTCACTTCGAAAATCTTCATGGAAGACCA AAAACAAGAGAAGAAAAAGATTTGATGAGACCTTTGTATGACAGATATAGAAAAATCAAGCGACTTTTGTCAAAACCAAACTCC cCAAGAGAAAAGAAGGAGCTTCAAACAGTGCCTGAAGATCGACCAATAGAATTTGAAGGAGGTTTTCCTAACCCCTAT AGGCCATCAGTGCGAATCCCCACCGCCCACTATGATGATTTTGATGAGGTTCCCATGAGTACTGGACTTGGAACACTGGGGACCATGGACTTTGCCGTCACTAGGGACTTCTCTGTCCTTCGTGACACAGTGAGACCCGAGTCTAAGGAGGTGACTAGGAAGGAGCATTCTCCCAAAGTCAAGAGGAAACTGAGCCTGCCtgaagaggaggaggaggaggaggaggagagCCCCCAGAACCAGGAACCAAACCTCCATGAAATGTCCAT aTCTGAGCTTCAAGATGAATTATTAAAGTCAAAAggagaaaagaaaagaatacgCAGGACTTTGAGAAActttgaagaagatttttttcagaaaaatggaag GAAGGTACAGAGGGATGACAGAGAACCATTACAGACAGAATACACATGTTACAAG caagTGAAAGCGAAGTTAAAGCTTTTAGAGGCATTACTTTCAAAATTACAAACCACGGATGAAGTTTGA